A single window of Puniceicoccus vermicola DNA harbors:
- a CDS encoding DUF2334 domain-containing protein, producing the protein MKYSCCLLSSMVGIWGSVASAETEAGSEPLGRIVVVKADDLREPNAKWKRFVQIAEEQDIKVSIGIIAYGFPLYDSTAVEWTRGLEESGRVEFWNHGWDHNHWKDPDGRRVSEFFRSGYEHQKENLEKSQKKLVSILGHPAEVFGSPFNAMDQDTLTVLEEMPEFRGVFYYHLKEPLKSSSLDKCMLYMYLPGENDGTGKPNFEKFKAKYASREKELTFTALQFHPPYFSEEGFAEFEKIVEFLKEEGWTFMLPREYIDWTESQATSNP; encoded by the coding sequence ATGAAGTACTCCTGCTGTTTGCTGTCTTCGATGGTCGGCATCTGGGGCTCAGTCGCTTCTGCTGAAACGGAAGCGGGCAGTGAGCCCTTGGGCCGGATCGTCGTGGTCAAGGCAGATGACCTGCGGGAGCCCAATGCGAAGTGGAAGCGCTTCGTCCAGATCGCCGAAGAGCAGGACATCAAAGTATCCATAGGAATCATTGCCTACGGGTTTCCTCTTTACGATTCAACAGCGGTGGAATGGACCCGAGGACTGGAAGAGAGTGGTCGAGTGGAGTTCTGGAATCATGGCTGGGACCATAACCATTGGAAGGATCCCGATGGACGTAGGGTCTCCGAATTTTTCAGATCCGGTTATGAGCACCAGAAAGAAAACTTGGAGAAATCGCAGAAGAAGTTAGTGAGCATACTGGGCCATCCCGCAGAGGTTTTTGGTTCCCCCTTTAACGCGATGGACCAGGACACCCTGACCGTGCTCGAGGAGATGCCTGAGTTCCGTGGGGTTTTTTACTACCACCTGAAGGAACCCCTGAAATCCTCTTCGCTGGATAAATGCATGCTTTACATGTATCTGCCCGGAGAAAACGACGGCACGGGAAAGCCGAATTTTGAAAAGTTCAAGGCGAAGTATGCCAGCCGCGAGAAAGAATTAACTTTTACCGCCCTCCAATTCCATCCTCCCTACTTTTCCGAAGAGGGATTTGCCGAGTTTGAGAAGATCGTCGAGTTCCTGAAAGAAGAAGGATGGACTTTTATGCTTCCGAGAGAATATATCGACTGGACCGAGTCGCAGGCTACGAGTAATCCATAA
- a CDS encoding heparinase II/III domain-containing protein produces the protein MPQPESKEGCINLLEASYSKEKLLRILENSQGKALLPPADHAIWRNARYDTYFKPLIALAEQEAEQALPELTNDLYAEFHRSGNRSRFETVYFERRRRIARAAIAYLRLDHDTAARERMGRSLIEKLEALGEDESWAVPAHVESTSGKDPFQIDLFGGETASLVAELLVLFNSLIPRSLTEKLRQRIETQFFDNYLERHEEFWWTKTSNNWNAVCHQGVVGAALLLLKDTAKLAEILNLSCHYLNTFIGGFADDGGCSEGPIYWSYGFGWFSKLNAQLEARSDGRLSLFEGSDKIQKIARFGSLMTLPGDCLVNFADCPSKALLRPSVLTYLGERLQDPLCLDHGRRNYRKLLERQIELNKERSDFFLFSDLLLRDPGAIDSGQEAGRSEDIFLKDLNVTIAHSHNSDAPQWHFAAKGGHNDESHNHNDCGSYILNIGEIPMIQEIGTPEYNKDYFDPKRRHEYLAARTKGHSLAVINGQEQAAGAAFHSEILGHLAAEDELQVTMDLTQAYPVAARCRRYRRTFRFHQGAPFLEVTDEFDLESVDSLESAVITNCSVQVLSDRAVLSHQDTSVALVPLEGTRIQDFEHLSFTDHHGAEAHVHRIRFSPVSLDTSSRIAYRVIPTASARVG, from the coding sequence ATGCCTCAACCCGAATCCAAAGAAGGTTGCATCAATCTCCTGGAAGCCAGCTACTCCAAAGAGAAGTTGCTGCGGATTTTGGAAAACTCCCAAGGGAAGGCTCTTCTACCGCCAGCAGATCATGCTATCTGGCGGAACGCCAGGTATGATACTTATTTCAAGCCGCTAATCGCTTTAGCGGAGCAGGAGGCCGAGCAGGCGCTCCCTGAATTGACGAATGACCTGTATGCCGAGTTTCATCGGTCCGGGAATCGTTCGCGTTTTGAGACCGTGTATTTCGAAAGAAGGCGGCGAATCGCCCGGGCCGCCATCGCCTACCTTCGACTTGACCATGATACCGCGGCTCGCGAGCGCATGGGCCGTTCATTAATCGAGAAGCTGGAGGCACTCGGAGAAGATGAATCATGGGCGGTGCCGGCGCATGTAGAGTCGACCAGTGGAAAGGATCCGTTTCAGATTGACCTGTTCGGTGGAGAAACAGCGAGTTTGGTTGCCGAGCTTCTCGTCCTTTTCAACTCCTTGATACCCCGTTCGTTGACTGAGAAACTTAGACAGCGGATCGAGACTCAATTCTTTGACAACTACCTCGAACGGCATGAGGAATTTTGGTGGACAAAAACCTCAAACAACTGGAATGCTGTCTGCCATCAAGGTGTGGTTGGAGCAGCACTACTGTTGCTGAAAGACACTGCCAAACTAGCTGAAATTCTGAATCTGTCCTGCCACTATCTTAACACCTTCATTGGTGGCTTCGCAGATGATGGCGGATGCTCTGAAGGCCCGATTTATTGGAGCTATGGCTTCGGTTGGTTTTCGAAATTGAATGCTCAACTGGAAGCGCGGAGCGATGGCCGTCTTTCGCTCTTTGAGGGGAGTGACAAAATTCAGAAAATTGCCCGCTTCGGCTCTCTAATGACCCTGCCCGGGGATTGCCTCGTCAATTTTGCAGACTGTCCTTCGAAGGCCCTTTTGCGTCCAAGCGTGCTGACTTACCTCGGTGAGCGATTGCAGGATCCTCTATGCCTGGACCACGGCAGACGAAACTACCGGAAGCTTCTGGAGCGTCAGATCGAGCTGAATAAGGAAAGGTCGGATTTCTTCCTGTTTTCCGATTTGTTACTGCGCGATCCGGGAGCGATCGACTCCGGTCAAGAGGCTGGTCGTTCTGAGGACATTTTCCTAAAAGACCTAAACGTCACAATCGCACACAGCCACAATAGCGATGCCCCGCAATGGCACTTCGCCGCCAAAGGTGGTCACAATGACGAATCGCACAATCACAACGATTGTGGCAGCTACATTTTGAACATCGGGGAGATTCCCATGATTCAGGAAATCGGCACCCCCGAATATAACAAGGACTACTTCGATCCTAAACGGCGCCATGAATATCTCGCCGCGCGGACCAAGGGCCATTCACTGGCGGTAATTAACGGCCAGGAACAAGCCGCTGGCGCAGCGTTCCATTCTGAAATTCTCGGTCACCTGGCAGCTGAGGACGAATTGCAGGTGACGATGGATCTGACTCAGGCTTATCCGGTTGCAGCGCGTTGCCGTCGATATCGACGGACTTTTCGTTTTCATCAAGGGGCGCCTTTTCTTGAAGTTACCGATGAATTTGACCTTGAGTCCGTGGATTCGCTCGAAAGCGCCGTGATCACGAATTGTTCGGTCCAGGTTTTGAGCGACCGGGCAGTCCTTTCCCATCAGGACACCTCGGTGGCTCTCGTTCCTTTGGAGGGCACTCGCATCCAAGACTTCGAGCATCTGTCCTTCACCGATCATCATGGCGCGGAAGCACATGTTCATCGAATCCGATTTTCTCCCGTGAGCTTGGATACCTCCAGCAGGATTGCCTATCGCGTCATCCCAACCGCCTCTGCACGAGTCGGGTGA
- a CDS encoding GH39 family glycosyl hydrolase, producing the protein MKQNSIRRNFVLLLFTFSACCASTGQDLSSVEPEGTPTGFTRVLLDTDASSGQYIAATADGTTLTQIPINRDEPFEVWVRYRGLPLVLNDSAGMQLSRIAANESGEWQWASMGEYQSGDNQDFLEVFSPFSDRGASEKPSGLDLVVVADVGTKLSSLESSIQPADKESLTVPDADVVLQSETALPSQSDSIDVEVSIDWSEPTGQVADRQYSLNIFNGYDSSVAQNPQYIENIAYMAAPVLRYHNMSGMLADPSKNRFSWMDTASRTWSAERIAAALDPLEGLSEERVITIGKWPSWMDLDKDGMLDADQYEAFAQLCADLVRILNIEQQRGIQYFEISNERDMVYWLRQMKKGQPLQIDELAEIYNLCVQAMKAVDPSIKIGGPAACRGDLVQPLKQFAILTMENLDFLSYHAYASGDATETDINIYNRAGSLGKNLSTIRSMLNDISPDRRIELHLNEYNICYTHRVRDERMATHKGGVFDALVFVELVENGADVGNAWNECDGVYGKMGRDYTLRPPAHVFHFFNTGMTGPAVKSTSDHPDVIVPFAVLHEDGNHWVLINRSSYANNARIELKGREFDDQNVRIFCLSETGLKEMTHSLSELARGIDLPPDSVAFFFLPDDSNTEAQ; encoded by the coding sequence ATGAAGCAAAATAGCATTCGCCGAAATTTCGTTCTTTTGCTTTTCACTTTCTCTGCTTGCTGTGCTTCTACGGGCCAGGATCTATCGAGCGTAGAACCGGAAGGCACTCCGACCGGATTCACCCGAGTTCTTTTGGATACGGATGCCTCTTCTGGACAGTATATTGCCGCAACGGCTGACGGCACGACGCTGACTCAGATTCCGATCAACCGCGACGAGCCGTTTGAAGTTTGGGTCCGCTACCGGGGATTGCCATTAGTTTTAAATGATAGCGCAGGCATGCAACTCTCCCGCATCGCGGCCAATGAATCAGGAGAATGGCAGTGGGCGTCAATGGGCGAGTATCAATCTGGCGATAATCAAGACTTTCTGGAGGTGTTCTCCCCTTTTTCCGACCGTGGCGCGTCGGAGAAACCCTCCGGCTTGGATCTTGTAGTCGTGGCCGATGTGGGAACGAAACTTTCCTCCCTAGAGTCTTCCATTCAGCCAGCAGATAAGGAAAGCCTCACGGTTCCCGACGCGGATGTAGTCCTCCAGTCCGAAACAGCCCTACCCTCGCAATCCGACTCGATTGATGTTGAGGTCTCGATTGATTGGTCTGAGCCAACCGGACAGGTTGCCGATCGTCAGTATTCCTTGAATATTTTCAATGGCTACGATTCGTCGGTCGCCCAGAACCCGCAGTATATCGAAAATATCGCCTACATGGCGGCACCCGTACTCCGCTACCATAATATGAGCGGCATGCTCGCGGATCCGTCGAAAAATCGTTTCAGCTGGATGGATACCGCATCCAGGACATGGAGCGCAGAGAGAATCGCCGCGGCCCTCGATCCGCTCGAAGGATTGTCCGAGGAACGGGTCATCACGATCGGAAAATGGCCTTCATGGATGGACCTCGATAAGGATGGGATGCTCGATGCGGACCAGTATGAGGCCTTCGCTCAATTGTGCGCTGATTTGGTTCGTATTTTGAACATCGAGCAGCAGCGCGGAATTCAGTATTTCGAGATCAGTAACGAGCGTGACATGGTTTATTGGCTGCGCCAGATGAAGAAGGGGCAGCCCCTGCAAATCGACGAGCTGGCCGAGATCTACAACCTCTGCGTTCAAGCGATGAAGGCGGTGGACCCAAGTATAAAAATTGGTGGACCGGCTGCTTGTCGAGGTGACTTGGTTCAGCCACTCAAACAGTTCGCCATCCTTACGATGGAAAATTTGGATTTTCTCTCCTACCATGCCTACGCTTCCGGCGATGCAACCGAAACGGATATCAATATCTACAATCGAGCTGGAAGCCTCGGAAAGAATTTGTCCACGATACGGTCAATGTTGAATGACATCAGTCCCGACCGGAGAATCGAACTTCATCTCAACGAATATAATATCTGTTATACGCATCGTGTTCGGGACGAACGCATGGCAACCCATAAAGGTGGCGTTTTTGACGCCTTGGTATTCGTTGAACTGGTCGAGAACGGGGCAGACGTCGGCAATGCATGGAACGAATGTGATGGCGTTTATGGCAAAATGGGACGGGACTACACCCTTCGTCCACCGGCGCACGTGTTCCACTTTTTCAACACCGGAATGACGGGACCTGCGGTCAAGTCCACCAGTGATCATCCCGATGTGATTGTTCCATTTGCCGTGCTACACGAGGACGGAAACCATTGGGTTTTGATCAATCGGTCTTCCTACGCAAATAACGCCCGTATTGAACTCAAGGGCCGCGAATTCGACGATCAAAATGTGCGCATCTTTTGTCTCTCGGAAACAGGACTGAAGGAGATGACTCATTCCCTTTCCGAACTCGCTCGCGGCATTGATCTTCCTCCGGACTCAGTCGCATTCTTCTTCCTGCCGGACGATTCAAATACTGAGGCACAATGA
- a CDS encoding MATE family efflux transporter, giving the protein MNIRSQFFREIRATLVLAFPLIIGELSQMALGVADTIMIGQVGVVELAASAFVNSVLHLPLMLGFGLLIGVSVRVSQARGEGNPVAARSALRNGLYLGLGIGLLTILGAFVVVPRLHWFGQDPEVVAASPRYFYLVAVSLLPALMAIAIKAHADAMNRPWMPFWIIGAGVVLNIFLNWLLIYGSWGFPEWGLEGAGIATALSRFATLVVIFLWCLRAAPDYREWLPVRWFRGPEWGTMRSLLQIGIPSSIHLLAEVGAFVMAALLVGRLGATALASHQIALTCAATTFMVPLGIGMAQTVRVGEAYGAKQPERLRLIALGGTLLVVLFALTSASSFVAFRWELAGLFSDDAGVIALCAHLLVITAVFQLFDGLQISASTSLRGMNDVRFPAALAFGVYWMIALPLGAVLAFWLHWGAAGIWWGITLGMMISAVVLSRRLVQKMRGVSRELLTSHGEG; this is encoded by the coding sequence ATGAATATTCGTTCCCAGTTTTTCCGTGAAATACGAGCTACCTTGGTATTGGCCTTTCCTTTGATCATCGGGGAGTTGAGCCAGATGGCCTTGGGGGTGGCGGATACCATCATGATCGGACAGGTCGGGGTGGTGGAGTTGGCGGCCTCGGCGTTTGTCAATTCGGTGCTGCACCTGCCGTTGATGCTGGGGTTCGGTCTGCTGATCGGTGTCTCGGTCAGGGTCTCTCAGGCTCGTGGAGAAGGGAATCCGGTGGCGGCGCGCAGTGCTCTGCGGAACGGGCTTTACTTGGGCTTGGGAATTGGGCTGCTGACGATTCTGGGGGCGTTTGTCGTGGTCCCTCGCCTCCATTGGTTTGGGCAGGATCCAGAAGTCGTCGCCGCCTCTCCGCGGTATTTTTACCTGGTCGCGGTTTCGCTGCTTCCCGCGTTGATGGCGATTGCGATTAAGGCGCACGCCGATGCGATGAATCGGCCTTGGATGCCGTTCTGGATCATCGGGGCAGGGGTGGTGCTGAACATATTTCTCAACTGGCTTCTGATTTACGGTTCTTGGGGATTTCCTGAATGGGGTCTGGAAGGGGCGGGGATCGCAACCGCGTTGTCCCGTTTTGCGACGTTGGTGGTCATTTTTCTCTGGTGCTTGCGAGCCGCTCCGGATTACCGGGAATGGTTGCCCGTGCGATGGTTTCGGGGGCCGGAGTGGGGGACCATGCGTTCGCTTTTGCAGATCGGGATTCCATCCAGCATCCATCTTCTGGCCGAGGTCGGGGCCTTCGTCATGGCGGCGTTGTTGGTCGGTCGGCTGGGGGCTACGGCTTTGGCGTCCCACCAGATTGCCCTCACTTGTGCGGCGACCACGTTCATGGTGCCTCTGGGCATTGGGATGGCTCAAACGGTGCGAGTCGGGGAGGCCTATGGAGCGAAACAGCCCGAGCGACTACGCTTGATTGCTTTGGGGGGGACTTTGTTGGTGGTGCTTTTTGCTCTCACTAGTGCGAGTAGTTTCGTCGCTTTCCGGTGGGAGCTGGCAGGCCTCTTCAGCGATGATGCCGGAGTTATCGCTCTGTGTGCGCACTTGCTGGTGATTACGGCCGTCTTCCAGCTTTTCGATGGCCTGCAGATCAGCGCCTCGACTTCTTTGCGGGGGATGAATGACGTACGGTTCCCCGCCGCTCTGGCGTTTGGGGTCTATTGGATGATCGCCCTGCCTCTCGGTGCGGTGCTCGCGTTCTGGCTGCATTGGGGTGCCGCTGGTATCTGGTGGGGGATCACCCTGGGTATGATGATTTCAGCGGTGGTCTTGTCGCGGCGGCTGGTGCAGAAGATGCGCGGGGTGAGTCGCGAATTGCTGACTTCGCATGGCGAAGGGTGA
- a CDS encoding endo-1,4-beta-xylanase — protein MHNKAFTEEAQSMLAHLMTDDPQMDHRIAAGIEENRKGWGRLQLVSRDGSPIGRADVKLRQLKHEFHFGCNAFLLDQLPESEKNERYRELFSKLFNLAVVPFYWSDLEPEEGKLRFEKESPFIYRRPPADLVLEFCNEQGITPKGHPLLWHNFRPSWLSCDETEMREKIHRRFQQISDRYADKIKIWDVCNEAQTLTVDERITHVPENHVEYAFELAERYFPTCTKTYNDDRIWYRYSRTYSPVYLLLKSLMQQGHKVDALGLQLHMFPSTFYNAFRYLNPRNLFNCFDLYGSLNIPLNMSEISITSRRDFGDGDAFQEIVAEKLYRIWFSHAAMNGIVWWNMVDNTAAYAPLGDETAGENQLRAGLVNYDMTTKPAYKALHRLIHEEWQTHPEFEYNEGAKNQFRAFYGDYELTVTTDQGTSKHTIKLSRSDLNTFRIEV, from the coding sequence ATGCACAATAAAGCTTTTACTGAAGAAGCGCAGTCAATGCTCGCGCACCTGATGACCGATGATCCTCAAATGGATCATCGCATCGCAGCTGGAATTGAGGAAAATCGCAAAGGCTGGGGAAGGCTCCAGCTCGTCTCGAGGGACGGGTCGCCCATTGGGCGCGCTGACGTGAAGTTGCGTCAACTCAAGCATGAATTCCACTTTGGTTGTAACGCATTCTTGCTCGATCAGCTCCCGGAAAGTGAAAAAAACGAGCGTTACCGTGAGCTCTTTAGCAAACTGTTCAATCTGGCAGTTGTGCCCTTTTACTGGTCTGACTTGGAACCGGAGGAAGGTAAGCTTCGGTTTGAGAAGGAAAGCCCTTTCATTTACCGCCGCCCTCCTGCTGACTTGGTTCTCGAGTTCTGCAATGAGCAGGGGATTACTCCCAAGGGTCACCCGCTTCTCTGGCATAACTTCCGTCCAAGTTGGCTATCCTGTGATGAGACGGAAATGAGGGAGAAAATCCACCGTCGCTTCCAGCAAATTAGCGATCGCTATGCGGATAAGATTAAGATTTGGGATGTCTGCAACGAGGCGCAGACACTCACGGTTGACGAGCGCATTACGCATGTGCCCGAAAATCATGTGGAGTATGCATTCGAGTTGGCCGAACGCTATTTCCCAACCTGCACGAAGACCTACAACGATGATCGCATTTGGTATCGCTACAGCCGGACCTACTCGCCGGTCTACCTTCTGCTCAAGTCGCTCATGCAGCAGGGGCATAAAGTCGACGCTCTCGGCCTGCAGCTCCACATGTTTCCGAGCACATTTTACAATGCATTCCGCTACTTGAATCCGCGCAATCTCTTCAACTGCTTCGATCTTTACGGAAGCCTGAATATTCCCCTCAACATGTCCGAGATCAGCATTACCAGTCGTCGGGATTTTGGGGACGGAGATGCCTTCCAAGAAATTGTCGCGGAAAAACTTTATCGCATCTGGTTCAGCCATGCCGCCATGAACGGAATTGTCTGGTGGAACATGGTCGATAATACGGCAGCCTATGCCCCGCTCGGTGATGAAACGGCGGGTGAGAATCAGCTACGCGCCGGACTGGTCAACTACGACATGACAACCAAGCCGGCCTATAAAGCACTGCACCGACTGATCCATGAAGAATGGCAAACGCATCCAGAATTCGAATATAATGAAGGGGCGAAGAACCAATTCCGGGCGTTTTATGGCGACTACGAACTGACGGTTACGACCGACCAAGGCACGAGCAAACACACCATCAAGCTCTCTCGGAGCGATCTGAATACGTTCAGGATTGAAGTTTGA
- a CDS encoding PEP-CTERM sorting domain-containing protein (PEP-CTERM proteins occur, often in large numbers, in the proteomes of bacteria that also encode an exosortase, a predicted intramembrane cysteine proteinase. The presence of a PEP-CTERM domain at a protein's C-terminus predicts cleavage within the sorting domain, followed by covalent anchoring to some some component of the (usually Gram-negative) cell surface. Many PEP-CTERM proteins exhibit an unusual sequence composition that includes large numbers of potential glycosylation sites. Expression of one such protein has been shown restore the ability of a bacterium to form floc, a type of biofilm.) — translation MTPKKTNHTRLPRSPLLSSTVCLLAAFSSYSLNAVDLIDSNTTSESWNTGADWSDGQPASAGKDYDTNGYLLRSPNTPTWNSTFPGDSLTIRDAGGRTGGALLIKSGTLVTENIFMGLGGVAAANANNGSNVQSTWNITNFTVLSESTSSPGDFAYLKGAYTGNHLTTNISNLLGSGHLSIGYDGPSSINYGLSVTDASGFSGSLNLNKGNLTLAANLTITSSAFSMASSDSTMILDNDLTVASFEFGASSVSSGTYSSSDLNTLLSTSSFSGAGSLTVVPEPSTGALLFGGACMLLSIIARRNIRYS, via the coding sequence ATGACCCCCAAAAAAACTAACCACACCCGTCTCCCAAGATCCCCTCTACTCTCATCCACTGTCTGCCTCCTCGCAGCGTTTAGCTCCTATTCCCTCAATGCCGTCGACCTCATCGACAGCAATACCACCAGTGAGAGCTGGAATACGGGCGCAGACTGGTCGGACGGCCAACCCGCATCCGCCGGCAAAGACTACGACACGAACGGCTATCTATTGAGATCGCCTAATACGCCGACGTGGAACTCAACCTTCCCCGGGGATTCGCTCACCATTCGTGACGCCGGCGGACGCACCGGCGGTGCATTGCTGATCAAGTCGGGCACTCTTGTGACGGAGAATATTTTCATGGGCCTCGGTGGCGTCGCTGCTGCCAACGCGAACAATGGTTCGAATGTTCAGTCCACTTGGAATATAACAAATTTCACAGTTCTCTCCGAGTCCACGTCATCGCCAGGAGATTTCGCCTACCTCAAGGGAGCGTATACCGGCAATCATTTGACCACAAACATTTCCAATCTACTGGGCAGCGGTCATCTTTCCATCGGATACGACGGACCCTCTTCGATTAACTACGGTTTGAGCGTTACGGATGCCTCGGGCTTTTCTGGCAGCCTCAATCTAAATAAAGGCAACCTGACTCTGGCGGCCAATTTGACGATCACCAGTTCAGCATTTTCGATGGCCAGCTCCGACAGCACCATGATCCTGGATAACGACTTAACCGTTGCATCCTTTGAATTTGGTGCTTCCTCCGTAAGTTCGGGAACCTATTCGAGTTCAGATCTGAATACACTGCTTTCCACTTCGTCGTTCTCCGGAGCCGGATCGTTGACTGTGGTACCTGAGCCGTCGACGGGTGCCCTTCTATTTGGAGGAGCCTGCATGCTTCTCTCGATCATTGCCCGCCGAAACATTCGATACTCATAA
- a CDS encoding prepilin-type N-terminal cleavage/methylation domain-containing protein, with translation MKAQNRRTGFSLIEMLVAVAVIVALAAILIPTTHTILVNARQAKGANQLRQLGVALQCYSQENKQTYPPVAVDSVPWDRQALQAYLGVYGSNTIPALDGGGNAESTDDWKVRRAYSAGGGMFGLTKWNEAVNTSIPRSVLTIENLNDAVLLFDARVTWHGLCRDGTNWSRFSSDVENASVDGNKYIDYRHNGEAQFLFADMHVEAMTPGDVAAKFTDRKIYEGTK, from the coding sequence ATGAAAGCACAAAATCGTCGTACGGGGTTCTCTCTGATAGAGATGCTGGTCGCAGTCGCTGTGATCGTGGCTCTGGCTGCCATCTTGATCCCGACCACACACACCATACTGGTAAATGCACGACAAGCGAAGGGCGCCAACCAATTACGGCAACTGGGAGTCGCATTGCAGTGCTACTCCCAAGAGAACAAGCAAACCTATCCGCCGGTCGCGGTCGACAGTGTTCCATGGGACCGCCAAGCCTTGCAGGCATATTTAGGCGTCTACGGATCTAACACGATACCAGCCCTGGATGGCGGAGGAAATGCAGAGTCCACTGACGACTGGAAAGTGCGCCGCGCCTATTCTGCGGGGGGCGGGATGTTTGGGCTGACAAAGTGGAATGAGGCCGTGAACACTTCCATCCCAAGGTCAGTCCTAACCATTGAGAACCTGAATGATGCGGTTCTACTGTTTGATGCAAGAGTCACCTGGCACGGCCTGTGCCGCGATGGAACCAATTGGTCACGATTTTCGAGTGACGTCGAGAACGCCAGCGTAGATGGAAACAAGTACATCGACTATCGTCACAATGGCGAGGCACAGTTCCTCTTTGCAGATATGCACGTAGAAGCAATGACCCCGGGAGACGTCGCCGCAAAATTCACCGACAGAAAAATTTATGAAGGAACGAAATAA
- a CDS encoding GIY-YIG nuclease family protein, which yields MPASDFTYVYILRSTSAKDAHYTGCTNDLDARLQKHNEGGVPHTAKYRPWIVETAIRFRDPAKARAFEKYLKSGSGRAFAKKHF from the coding sequence ATGCCAGCATCCGATTTTACATACGTCTACATCCTGCGCAGTACGTCCGCCAAAGACGCACACTACACAGGATGCACAAACGACCTCGACGCACGCTTGCAAAAACACAACGAGGGCGGCGTTCCCCACACCGCTAAATATCGTCCGTGGATCGTCGAAACTGCCATTCGTTTCCGGGATCCGGCCAAAGCCCGCGCGTTCGAGAAATACCTCAAATCTGGATCAGGGAGGGCTTTCGCAAAAAAACACTTTTGA
- a CDS encoding LacI family DNA-binding transcriptional regulator, with protein MKTSPRKPRAITISQISKAADVSPSAVSALLNDRDYGIRISEKTRARIMKACRELNYRPKNPAALARIYPSMGDICFLINSGVPGGVHHHYFGQMLSGAVASLEDPTSHIAYSLFDPEIDYVNHPESLPQSLRSGSATQIIAASTPNTSFVQAILKRNIPFVYLGHHMDEVGLCSIVPDYAEATRQSVRYLAQLGHRRIAYLTGPFGDSTYNLLELQRGYVEGLRDCGFPISPQYIYHCDFDQGNFGQDQLIEATKHLISLKERPSAIMCFHDTAATVVASYLQSVGLRIPEDISIMGCNDEPSASTYHPPLSTVHFPLSEMGARAVKELENQILFGRLDKPVNISLPVSIVERQSCGPCPSPSGV; from the coding sequence ATGAAGACATCGCCAAGAAAACCCAGGGCCATCACGATTTCCCAGATTTCAAAGGCGGCTGACGTCTCCCCGAGTGCGGTATCGGCCCTTTTGAATGATCGTGACTACGGCATTCGCATTAGTGAAAAGACACGCGCACGCATCATGAAAGCCTGCCGCGAGCTGAACTATCGACCGAAGAATCCGGCTGCCCTCGCCCGCATCTATCCCTCGATGGGAGACATTTGCTTTCTGATCAATTCCGGGGTTCCGGGCGGCGTTCATCACCATTATTTCGGACAGATGTTATCTGGTGCCGTCGCCTCTCTCGAGGACCCTACTTCGCATATCGCCTATTCGCTGTTCGATCCCGAGATCGATTACGTGAATCATCCGGAATCTCTTCCGCAGTCACTCCGATCCGGAAGTGCCACACAAATCATCGCCGCGAGTACGCCAAACACTTCGTTCGTTCAGGCAATTCTTAAACGCAACATTCCTTTCGTCTATTTAGGCCATCACATGGACGAAGTAGGCCTTTGTAGCATCGTCCCCGATTACGCGGAAGCGACTCGTCAATCGGTGAGATATTTGGCTCAATTGGGACACCGACGGATCGCCTATCTGACCGGCCCCTTCGGTGACAGTACCTACAACTTGCTCGAGCTGCAGCGTGGTTACGTTGAAGGTTTGAGGGATTGTGGCTTTCCAATCAGTCCACAGTATATCTACCATTGCGACTTCGATCAGGGCAATTTTGGGCAGGATCAGTTGATTGAAGCGACCAAGCACTTGATTTCCCTAAAGGAAAGGCCCTCTGCAATCATGTGTTTCCATGATACTGCTGCAACTGTCGTCGCTTCCTATCTTCAGAGCGTAGGACTTAGAATCCCCGAAGACATCAGTATCATGGGGTGTAACGATGAACCTTCGGCTTCCACCTATCACCCGCCTCTTAGCACGGTGCACTTTCCGCTTTCAGAGATGGGTGCGCGGGCAGTCAAGGAGCTCGAAAATCAAATTCTTTTCGGTCGCCTGGATAAACCCGTTAACATCAGTTTGCCGGTCAGCATCGTAGAACGGCAATCATGTGGTCCTTGCCCGAGTCCGTCTGGGGTGTAA